Proteins encoded by one window of Perca fluviatilis chromosome 13, GENO_Pfluv_1.0, whole genome shotgun sequence:
- the twist1a gene encoding twist-related protein 1a: MREEDPSPMDSAGNSEEETDRQLPRRGARKRRATRRRADEEEEGDMESPIPGKKKCRKSCDGGRGSAGSDDSEASSSPGPSFDDLQTQRGMANIRERQRTQSLNEAFMSLRKIIPTLPSDKLSKIQTLKLAARYIDFLCQVLQTDDLDARGTSCSYVAHERLSYAFSVWRMGGSWSLSTTSH; the protein is encoded by the coding sequence ATGCGGGAAGAGGATCCCTCTCCAATGGACAGTGCTGGGAACAGCGAGGAGGAGACCGACCGTCAGCTTCCGCGGAGAGGCGCGAGGAAGCGGCGGGCGACCCGGAGGCGCgcagacgaggaggaggagggagacatGGAGAGTCCGATCCCCGGGAAGAAGAAATGCAGAAAGAGCTGCGACGGAGGACGCGGCAGCGCAGGGAGCGACGACAGCGAAGCCAGCAGCAGCCCCGGGCCCTCCTTCGATGACCTACAGACACAGCGCGGGATGGCCAACATCCGCGAGCGGCAACGGACGCAGTCCCTCAACGAGGCATTCATGTCGTTACGTAAGATCATTCCCACCCTCCCTTCGGACAAACTCAGCAAGATCCAGACGCTGAAGCTGGCTGCCCGGTACATCGACTTCCTGTGCCAAGTTCTGCAGACCGATGACCTGGACGCGCGAGGAACCAGCTGCAGCTACGTGGCGCACGAGCGCCTGAGCTACGCGTTCTCGGTCTGGAGAATGGGGGGCTCGTGGTCCTTGTCTACTACGTCCCACTAG